From a region of the Helianthus annuus cultivar XRQ/B chromosome 5, HanXRQr2.0-SUNRISE, whole genome shotgun sequence genome:
- the LOC110943767 gene encoding myb-like protein X → MMLDHAYPNLVKDEQNDLMMLHHMDNETLIRLSKYTKKWPEPKKTEFFGYIKDEKYEDPDPVSHLKWRNDTEMKEKSAADELTKLADFCETRNDWYTKEEKKKREEDETEANVERDQDQLSSETERLIKDIDDTLEARKSASKIVVDDEEKGLSSSEDEGDAEVDKWIKENYDPRDREKQNKRKRSADDDDETYVPPPENVQGVQTPSSRESTVLEKVDDFSFVNDDLVKELQKKGDEVLIEKKKLEERVKSVESENSSLLKKIEADQSDIDILEVRIAELEEEKARRDEQNKYFKLKNKELEANNAKKEHEAYMMKKVLENLIGKPIEQRFEEIEVEEVRARREAEIEAGMKDKGKGVPVEDVAQVTEKEIVVSEPTKVLDPCPISSVDDDDNGNDDDDQGTSGIKVTEASQEEKIDEYLHDDANEEPENASGKGEHGDAEKDDENVDKSTRLILHLEHDVEEGEILHTYTRAEIVKMMVIEDSEFNFDFEEELNKFDINQQPEYQYKYVEDADNYDKVEVED, encoded by the exons ATGATGTTGGATCATGCCTATCCAAATCTGGTGAAAGATGAACAgaatgatttgatgatgttgcATCACATGGATAATGAAACGTTAATCAGATTATCCAAGTACACAAAGAAGTGGCCGGAACCAAAGAAGACAGAATTTTTCGGGTACATCAAAGATGAGAAATATGAGGATCCTGATCCTGTAAGTCATCTGAAGTGGAGGAATGATACTGAGATGAAAGAAAAGAGTGCAGCTGATGAATTGACGAAGTTAGCAGATTTCTGTGAAACACGTAACGATTGGTatacaaaagaagaaaagaagaaaagag AAGAAGATGAGACAGAAGCAAATGTTGAAAGAgatcaagatcagctatcttcgGAAACTGAGCGGTTGATAAAAGATATTGATGACACTCTGGAAGCTAGGAAATCAGCTAGTAAAATAGTAGTTGATGATGAAGAAAAGGGTTTATCTAGTTCTGAAGATGAGGGTGATGCTGAAGTTGATAAATGGATCAAAGAAAACTACGATCCAAGAGATAGAGagaaacaaaacaaaagaaagaGGAGTgcggatgatgatgatgaaacgtATGTTCCACCACCAGAAAATGTTCAGGGTGTACAAACACCATCTTCTAGAG AGAGTACAGTTCTTGAAAAGGTTGATGATTTTAGCTTTGTCaatgatgatcttgtgaaagagTTGCAAAAGAAGGGGGATGAGGTATTAATTGAGAAAAAGAAGTTAGAGGAACGTGTCAAGTCTGTAGAATCTGAGAATTCATCGTTGTTGAAAAAGATTGAAGCTGATCAATCCGACATTGATATTCTGGAAGTTCGAATAGCAGAATTGGAAGAAGAAAAGGCTCGAAGGGATGAGCAGAATAAGTActtcaaattgaaaaataaaGAATTAGAAGCCAATAATGCTAAAAAAGAACATGAAGCGTATATGATGAAGAAAGTGTTGGAAAATTTGATTGGTAAGCCGATTGAACAAAGGTTTGAAGAGATAGAAGTTGAGGAAGTTAGGGCACGACGTGAAGCTGAAATAGAAGCTGGAatgaaagataagggtaaaggTGTTCCAGTTGAAGATGTTGCTCAAGTGACAGAAAAGGAGATTGTTGTGTCCGAGCCGACAAAAGTTCTAGATCCTTGTCCGATAAGTTCTGT tgatgatgatgataatggaaatgatgatgatgatcaaggtACTTCGGGTATTAAAGTCACTGAAGCGTCTCAAGAAGAGAAGATTGATGAATATCTTCATGATGATGCAAACGAAGAACCTGAGAATGCAAGTGGAAAGGGGGAGCATGGTGATGCTGAGAAAGATGATGAGAATGTTGATAAGAGTACAAGATTGATTCTACATCTTGAACATGATGTAGAAGAAGGAGAGATCTTGCATACTTATACAAGAGCTGAGATTGTTAAAATGATGGTTATTGAAGACAGTGAGTTTAACTTCGATTTTGAGGAggagttgaacaagtttgatatAAATCAGCAACCAGAATATCAGTACAAATACGTTGAAGATGCTGATAACTATGACAAAGTGGAAGTGGAAGACTAG